A window of Marinobacter sp. es.042 genomic DNA:
CTGGAGTTCGGTAAGGACGTCGCCCAGAATCCTGCTTTTCTCATTTTCGAAAGTCAGCATCCGGACCCGCGCCTGCTCACGCCGGGCCAGTGCCTCCGCTTTGGCGGTGCGTTCGGCCACCTTTTCCTCCAGAGATACGTTCAGCCGCTTCAGCGCCTCCTGGGTTCCTGCATAGTGCCACAGAGAGATAACCACGACGGCCAGGGAGAACAGGAGCATACCCCAGCTAACCGGCACCCGTCCCCAGGGCAGCACGCCATGGGCAACTGCCATATCAACAATCAGCAAGACACAGAAAATGCCAAAGGCCAGTAGCAAAATCTGTTGTTCCCGCAACATCCGACGGATACGACGCAGCACCACCGCGAAAATGATCACCAGAGAAACAAGGAACAGGGCATCGAATGGCGGGAATGTCGAGGACAGATCAAACACGCCAGCAAGCGCGCCGAGCAATGCACCCACCAGGTATACCAGATGTACTTTCCAGATGAGATTGATGACCCAGGGGCGATGATTGGTCAGCCATTGCTCGAGCAGCAGCGCCAGGGCCACCGGCAGCATGTAGTAGGAACCGGCGGCCAGGTAATCCCACATCAACGGCTGGTAAGCAATCAGCAGACTGGCCTGGCTTTCTGATACCAGCATCAAGGCCGAAGCGAGAGTGAACAGTGAAATACTGGCAAAAGTCTTCTTTTCCGTCTGGAGTAACGCAAAGATGATGGCGAGCAGCGCAATCAGGGTGGCGAAGCCTGCGATTACGAGAGCTTCGAGGGAATTCTTGAGAATGAACAACACCAGGTCCGGGTGGTCCATAATGGAGACTTCACCCCACAGCCCAATATCCGTGTAGTTGGAGAACACACGGAAGTACACGGGCTTGCCCTCATACCCCTCAGGCAGGAAGATTTCATGCCAGGGCCAGCCCTCAAAGCGGCCACGCCCCTCGGCGTCGAACTCTCCATACTGGTAGATTTTCTCGCCGTCGACCCAGACCTGCACGATCAGATCGACACTGAAGATATAAAGAACGGGCTCCTGCCACTCCCCTGCCGGCAAAGTCACCCGGAACCAGACGTTTTCACGACCTTCGCGGCCAGGAGGGTTGGACGGGAAGCCAATGCTGGCCCACTTTTCCGGCGCATCCTGCAACACCCACTGGGGGACACCTTCGGAGGTAAACGGAGAGTCACCCCAGCGGTATTCCCAACCCTGAGTTACCGGCTGCGATGCACCGTTGGCCAACGCGGGCATAAGGAAAACCAGAAGCAGCACACTTGAAAGGCGCAGCAGGCTTATCAATGGCATCAGGGAAGCGAACCCGCGTTATGTGACGATTAGACTTGATTATAGCCCAGCGCGCTGAAAAGGTGGCGGCCACGTCGGGATTGTGCTGCCCGTCCGCGGGGAAGATCCCGTTAGCGTGAGGAACGCCCCATCACCAGCAGTGCCAACAGCGCGGATCCAACCATCAGCAGCAGGGCCACCGCATTGAGCACGGGCGTCGACCCCTCCCGAAGACGGTTGAAAAGTGCCACCGTCAACGGCGTGTCACTACCTGTGAGCATAACGGTGGTATTGAAGTTTTCAAATGACATCAGGAACGCCATGGCGGCAGCCCCGAAAATGGATGGCAAAAGCCAGGGCAAGGTTACGGTAAACCAGGCCACAAGTGGCGTAGCGCCCAGGTTCAGGGCAGCTTCCTCCAGCTGGGGATCAAACTTGCGTAACCGGGCCGCAATCACCAGGGTGCTCAGGGTCGCGATGAAAGTGACCTGCCCCATCACCACCAGGGTCATACCCGGCCGAAAAAGATCCAGCTCGATACCCCAGGCCGATGAAACATCATTGGCCATACCACTGTAGAACACCAGAATGGATACCCCCAGAATGACCCCGGGGATCACCAGCGGCAGCAACATAAGCAGGTACAGGAACTCCTTGCCCCGGAACTGTACTCGCTCAAACAGCACGGCATTGACACACCCCAGTGCGACGCTCACCAGAGTCACCCAGAAAGCGATCTTGGCACTGACCCAGAGCGCTGTGAGCAGGCCATCGTCGTGGAAAAGCCCGGTGCGGCCCTCACTGCCATCCGCGAAATACCAGTCCAGGGTAAAGCCTTTCCATGGCAGCGACGGAAAAGGCGCATCGTTGAAGGCAAACACGGCGGTGACCAGCAGGGGCAAGGCCAGA
This region includes:
- a CDS encoding ABC transporter permease, which produces MIRSVPRSRLFDSLYLAYLVAFFVYLALPLLVTAVFAFNDAPFPSLPWKGFTLDWYFADGSEGRTGLFHDDGLLTALWVSAKIAFWVTLVSVALGCVNAVLFERVQFRGKEFLYLLMLLPLVIPGVILGVSILVFYSGMANDVSSAWGIELDLFRPGMTLVVMGQVTFIATLSTLVIAARLRKFDPQLEEAALNLGATPLVAWFTVTLPWLLPSIFGAAAMAFLMSFENFNTTVMLTGSDTPLTVALFNRLREGSTPVLNAVALLLMVGSALLALLVMGRSSR
- a CDS encoding diguanylate cyclase produces the protein MPLISLLRLSSVLLLVFLMPALANGASQPVTQGWEYRWGDSPFTSEGVPQWVLQDAPEKWASIGFPSNPPGREGRENVWFRVTLPAGEWQEPVLYIFSVDLIVQVWVDGEKIYQYGEFDAEGRGRFEGWPWHEIFLPEGYEGKPVYFRVFSNYTDIGLWGEVSIMDHPDLVLFILKNSLEALVIAGFATLIALLAIIFALLQTEKKTFASISLFTLASALMLVSESQASLLIAYQPLMWDYLAAGSYYMLPVALALLLEQWLTNHRPWVINLIWKVHLVYLVGALLGALAGVFDLSSTFPPFDALFLVSLVIIFAVVLRRIRRMLREQQILLLAFGIFCVLLIVDMAVAHGVLPWGRVPVSWGMLLFSLAVVVISLWHYAGTQEALKRLNVSLEEKVAERTAKAEALARREQARVRMLTFENEKSRILGDVLTELQDCLGLKQAFGLLTRALPNICSPLKGAFYQRGSSDRYDRVAVWGFGRPVPLPVLLDARKGLPEPSRLLQLRQWPGAEDGDREAETATLCFWVNVESASAGNITEGILLLEGDGVFDNAESEYGSARLLAALDQAIQRISITLSSIALREELQKFSYEDGLTGLKNRRYFDQLFEHESAVAQRNDLPLSLLIIDIDHFKKFNDTHGHEAGDDALKIVAGILQKQFRESDIVCRYGGEEFVVVMPGATSEAAMDKASQLSSAVRDVPIIHREKDLGALTVSVGVASWPESGEKPLQILTLADRALYRAKEAGRNRVELSA